In a genomic window of Nostoc sp. UHCC 0870:
- the psbB gene encoding photosystem II chlorophyll-binding protein CP47 codes for MGLPWYRVHTVVLNDPGRLISVHLMHTALVAGWAGSMALYELATYDPSDPVLNPMWRQGMFVLPFMSRLGVTDSWGGWSVTGASAVDPGFWSFEGVAAAHIVLSGLLFLAAVWHWVFWDLELFRDPRTGEPALDLPKMFGIHLFLSGLLCFGFGAFHLTGLFGPGMWISDAYGITGSVQPVAPEWGPAGFNPFNPGGVVAHHIAAGVVGIIAGLFHLTVRPPERLYKALRMGNIETVLSSSIAAVFFAAFVVAGTMWYGNATTPIELFGPTRYQWDQGYFHQEIDRRVQSSLAEGASLSEAWSQIPEKLAFYDYVGNSPAKGGLFRTGPMVKGDGIAQSWQGHAVFTDAAGRELNVRRLPNFFETFPVILTDADGVVRADIPFRRAESKYSFEQTGVTVSFYGGDLNGKTFTDPADVKKYARKAQGGEIFEFDRETLNSDGVFRTSPRGWFTFGHAVFALLFFFGHLWHGSRTIYRDVFAGVEADLEEQVEWGLFQKVGDKSTRRKEAL; via the coding sequence ATGGGACTACCCTGGTACCGAGTACATACAGTCGTTCTGAATGATCCAGGGCGGCTAATTTCCGTACACTTGATGCACACAGCTTTGGTGGCAGGCTGGGCTGGTTCAATGGCATTGTACGAACTAGCCACTTATGACCCCAGCGATCCTGTTCTCAACCCGATGTGGCGACAAGGGATGTTCGTGCTACCCTTCATGTCACGTCTAGGCGTTACCGACTCTTGGGGCGGTTGGAGTGTCACTGGTGCTTCAGCAGTTGATCCTGGTTTCTGGTCATTTGAAGGCGTTGCCGCAGCACATATTGTCCTTTCTGGTCTATTGTTCCTAGCTGCCGTATGGCACTGGGTTTTCTGGGATTTGGAACTTTTCAGAGATCCCCGCACTGGCGAACCTGCCCTTGACTTGCCAAAAATGTTTGGCATTCACCTGTTCTTATCTGGTTTACTCTGTTTCGGTTTTGGTGCTTTCCACTTAACAGGACTATTTGGCCCTGGTATGTGGATTTCTGATGCCTATGGGATCACTGGTAGCGTCCAGCCCGTAGCACCAGAATGGGGGCCAGCCGGGTTCAACCCCTTTAACCCCGGTGGTGTAGTAGCTCACCACATCGCAGCCGGTGTAGTTGGTATTATTGCTGGTTTATTCCACCTCACTGTTAGACCACCCGAAAGGCTCTACAAAGCCCTGCGGATGGGTAATATTGAAACCGTACTGTCCAGCAGTATCGCAGCAGTATTCTTCGCGGCTTTCGTCGTTGCTGGTACTATGTGGTACGGTAACGCCACCACCCCAATCGAACTATTTGGCCCCACCCGTTATCAATGGGATCAAGGCTACTTCCATCAGGAAATTGACCGTCGCGTACAAAGCAGCCTAGCTGAAGGTGCAAGCCTCTCAGAAGCTTGGTCACAAATTCCTGAAAAACTGGCTTTCTACGATTATGTCGGTAATAGCCCAGCTAAAGGTGGTCTATTCCGTACAGGGCCAATGGTGAAAGGTGATGGTATTGCCCAATCTTGGCAAGGTCACGCAGTATTCACAGATGCGGCAGGACGCGAATTAAATGTCCGTCGTCTGCCCAACTTCTTTGAAACCTTCCCCGTAATCTTGACCGATGCTGATGGTGTTGTCCGCGCTGACATTCCATTCCGTCGGGCAGAATCAAAATATAGCTTTGAGCAAACAGGTGTAACTGTTAGCTTCTACGGTGGCGATCTCAACGGCAAGACCTTTACAGATCCTGCCGATGTGAAGAAATATGCTCGTAAAGCTCAAGGCGGCGAAATCTTTGAATTTGACCGCGAAACCTTGAACTCTGACGGTGTATTCCGTACATCTCCCAGAGGTTGGTTTACCTTTGGACACGCTGTATTTGCTCTGTTGTTCTTCTTCGGTCACCTCTGGCACGGTTCTCGGACAATCTACCGAGACGTATTTGCTGGTGTAGAAGCGGATCTAGAAGAGCAAGTCGAATGGGGTCTATTCCAGAAAGTGGGTGACAAATCAACCCGCCGGAAGGAAGCCCTCTAA
- a CDS encoding photosystem II reaction center protein T: MESVAYILILTLALGVLFFAIAFREPPRIEKKED, encoded by the coding sequence ATGGAAAGCGTTGCATACATTTTAATTTTGACCCTGGCACTTGGTGTTCTCTTCTTTGCGATCGCATTCCGCGAACCACCCCGCATCGAGAAAAAAGAAGATTAA
- a CDS encoding 30S ribosomal protein S1 — MVNQNLTATEIGFTHEDFAALLDKYDYHFSPGDVVPGTVFSIEPRGALIDIGAKTAAYIPIQEMSINRVDAPEEVLQSNETREFFILTDENEDGQLTLSIRRIEYMRAWERVRQLQAEDATVRSGVFATNRGGALVRIEGLRGFIPGSHISTRKPKEDLVGEELPLKFLEVDEERNRLVLSHRRALVERKMNRLEVGEVVIGTVRGIKPYGAFIDIGGVSGLLHISEISHEHIDTPHSVFNVNDEVKVMIIDLDAERGRISLSTKQLEPEPGDMIKNRDLVYDKAEEMAAKYREQMLAKQQGITIPTETVESADEIEEEIPPATEDVAEVEAVAEVEAVAEVEAVAETEAVAELEVAEEIPAAIEE, encoded by the coding sequence ATGGTCAATCAGAACTTAACCGCTACAGAAATTGGATTTACTCACGAAGATTTTGCAGCCCTCCTTGATAAGTACGATTATCATTTTAGCCCCGGAGATGTCGTACCAGGGACAGTTTTTAGTATAGAACCGCGTGGCGCTCTGATTGACATTGGTGCTAAAACAGCAGCATATATACCTATACAAGAAATGTCTATAAACCGGGTCGATGCCCCGGAAGAAGTATTACAATCCAACGAAACCAGAGAATTTTTCATCCTCACCGATGAAAATGAAGATGGACAGCTAACCCTTTCCATCCGCCGGATTGAATATATGCGTGCTTGGGAGCGCGTAAGACAGCTACAAGCAGAAGACGCTACCGTGCGTTCAGGTGTGTTTGCTACCAACCGTGGGGGAGCATTGGTGAGAATTGAGGGATTACGTGGTTTTATCCCCGGTTCTCACATCAGTACCCGCAAGCCTAAAGAAGACTTGGTAGGTGAAGAACTACCTTTAAAATTCCTAGAAGTAGACGAAGAACGTAACCGCCTAGTTCTATCTCATCGTCGGGCGTTAGTTGAACGGAAGATGAACCGCCTAGAAGTGGGCGAAGTAGTAATTGGTACAGTGCGCGGCATCAAACCTTACGGTGCATTTATCGATATTGGCGGTGTCAGTGGTTTGTTACACATCTCCGAAATTTCTCACGAGCATATCGATACACCCCACAGTGTATTCAATGTCAATGATGAAGTGAAAGTGATGATCATTGATTTGGATGCAGAAAGAGGCAGAATTTCACTATCTACCAAACAGTTAGAACCAGAACCCGGTGACATGATTAAAAACCGTGATTTGGTTTATGACAAAGCAGAAGAAATGGCTGCTAAGTATAGAGAACAGATGCTTGCTAAACAACAAGGCATTACTATACCAACAGAAACTGTAGAAAGTGCGGATGAAATTGAGGAAGAAATTCCACCAGCAACTGAAGATGTAGCTGAAGTTGAAGCAGTTGCTGAAGTTGAAGCAGTTGCTGAAGTTGAAGCAGTCGCTGAAACTGAAGCAGTCGCTGAACTTGAAGTTGCAGAAGAAATTCCAGCAGCTATTGAAGAGTAA
- a CDS encoding HAD family hydrolase produces the protein MVTIECQKIKFDNVQAIFFDKNGTLEDSEIHLRSLGQKAARLIDAQIPGIGEPLLMAFGINSDTLDHAGLIAVASRRETEIAAAAYIAETGRSWFESLKIARKSLDEAEKYVNQTPAPIFPGTLEVLQSLSTAGIKLGILSAATTAEVRDFVARYQLSDYIQAQIGVDDGLSKPDPALFIQACQVLGVQPENTLMVGDSVGDMQMARNAKAAGCIGITWVGKSDNVKGADVVINKLDEIQIF, from the coding sequence TTGGTAACTATTGAATGTCAGAAAATCAAGTTTGATAATGTGCAAGCGATTTTTTTTGATAAAAATGGTACATTAGAGGACTCAGAAATACATTTGCGATCGCTCGGACAAAAAGCAGCCCGGTTAATAGATGCTCAAATCCCTGGTATTGGCGAACCATTGTTAATGGCCTTTGGAATTAACAGCGATACCCTCGATCATGCTGGCTTAATTGCAGTAGCCAGCCGTCGAGAAACAGAAATCGCCGCCGCCGCTTATATCGCCGAAACTGGGAGAAGCTGGTTTGAATCTTTAAAAATAGCTCGTAAATCTTTAGATGAAGCCGAAAAATACGTTAATCAAACTCCCGCGCCTATATTTCCAGGGACTCTGGAGGTTTTGCAGTCCCTTTCCACAGCAGGAATCAAACTGGGTATCCTTTCCGCAGCCACAACAGCAGAAGTCAGAGACTTTGTAGCACGATACCAATTGAGTGATTATATCCAAGCACAAATCGGCGTAGATGATGGACTGAGTAAACCAGATCCAGCACTGTTTATACAAGCTTGCCAAGTCTTAGGAGTACAACCAGAGAATACATTAATGGTGGGTGATTCTGTTGGTGATATGCAAATGGCTCGTAATGCTAAAGCCGCAGGTTGTATTGGTATTACTTGGGTAGGCAAATCAGATAATGTTAAAGGTGCAGATGTGGTGATTAACAAACTTGATGAAATTCAAATTTTTTGA
- a CDS encoding isochorismatase, protein MAIIINNQTTTELPTHFNPEKVGEVWRVPYQKRADEAELWAEQNSIKPASADKTCICLLLIDVQNTFCIPEFELFVGGKSGTGAVDDNRRLCEFIYKNLGVITKIIPTLDTHTAMQIFHPIFWVNQTGAHPTPAATSITPADIENGIWQVNPDIANSINSNYELLTKHAYHYVKQLSQDGKYPLTVWPYHSMLGGIGHALVSAVEEAIFFHCIARQSQTQFEIKGDNPLTENYSVLRPEVLQTFDQSPLANKNTRLMQQLLAFDAVIIGGQAKSHCVAWTIDDLLTEIQQIDATLAQKIYLLEDCTSPVVVPGIVNYTEQADAAFTRFSAAGMKIVRSTESICNWL, encoded by the coding sequence ATGGCAATAATTATCAACAATCAAACAACAACTGAATTACCCACTCACTTCAACCCTGAGAAAGTAGGGGAAGTTTGGCGAGTACCATACCAAAAACGCGCAGATGAAGCAGAATTATGGGCAGAACAAAACAGCATCAAACCTGCATCTGCTGATAAAACGTGCATTTGTTTATTATTGATTGATGTGCAGAATACTTTTTGTATACCTGAATTTGAATTATTTGTTGGAGGTAAATCAGGAACAGGAGCAGTAGATGATAATCGACGACTGTGTGAGTTTATTTATAAGAATTTAGGTGTAATTACAAAAATTATTCCTACCCTAGATACCCATACAGCCATGCAAATTTTCCATCCTATTTTTTGGGTAAATCAGACAGGCGCACATCCGACACCAGCAGCGACTAGTATTACTCCCGCAGATATTGAAAACGGTATTTGGCAAGTAAATCCAGATATTGCTAATAGTATTAACAGCAACTATGAATTATTGACAAAACACGCCTACCATTACGTTAAGCAACTGAGTCAAGATGGTAAATATCCTTTGACAGTTTGGCCTTATCATTCTATGTTAGGTGGCATTGGTCATGCTTTAGTTTCTGCGGTGGAAGAAGCAATATTCTTCCACTGTATTGCACGGCAAAGTCAAACGCAATTTGAAATTAAAGGTGACAATCCGTTAACAGAAAACTATTCTGTTTTACGTCCAGAAGTATTGCAAACTTTTGATCAAAGTCCCCTAGCTAACAAAAACACGCGCTTAATGCAGCAACTTTTAGCATTTGATGCAGTGATTATCGGCGGTCAAGCTAAAAGTCACTGTGTAGCTTGGACAATTGATGATTTATTAACAGAAATTCAACAGATAGATGCTACCCTTGCTCAAAAAATATATCTGCTAGAAGATTGTACTTCGCCTGTTGTAGTGCCGGGAATTGTAAACTATACAGAGCAAGCAGATGCAGCATTTACTAGATTTTCGGCAGCAGGAATGAAGATTGTCAGATCCACGGAATCTATCTGCAATTGGCTATAG
- the gmd gene encoding GDP-mannose 4,6-dehydratase: protein MTQNKRALITGITGQDGSYLSEFLLEQGYEVHGIIRRTSTFNTDRIDHIYEDPHKEGVRLFLHYGDLTDGTTLRRILEEVQPTEIYNLGAQSHVRVSFDSPEYTVDAVGMGTLRLLEAIRDYQRRTGIEVRFYQAGSSEMYGLVQAVPQSETTPFYPRSPYACAKVYAHWQTVNYRESYKMFACNGILFNHESPRRGETFVTRKITRAVALIVAGKQKRIYMGNLDAKRDWGYAKDYVRAMWLMLQKDQPDDYVIATGETHSVREFLQLAFSHVNLDWQDYVEFDDRYLRPAEVDLLIGDPTKAQQKLGWKPSVTFEELVSLMVEADLQALGQTSPNGNGSLLPQDLATIRQELGAMHF from the coding sequence ATGACGCAAAACAAACGCGCCTTAATTACTGGTATTACTGGTCAAGATGGTTCATACCTGAGTGAATTTTTATTAGAGCAAGGTTACGAAGTGCATGGTATAATTCGCCGGACTTCTACCTTTAATACTGACCGTATTGACCATATTTACGAAGATCCTCATAAAGAAGGCGTGCGGTTATTTCTGCATTACGGTGATTTGACCGATGGTACAACTCTGCGACGGATTCTAGAAGAAGTCCAGCCTACAGAAATTTACAACTTGGGCGCACAATCCCATGTGCGGGTGAGCTTTGATTCTCCAGAATATACGGTAGATGCAGTAGGCATGGGAACACTGCGATTGCTGGAAGCCATCCGCGATTATCAACGCCGGACTGGGATTGAGGTACGTTTTTATCAAGCAGGTTCTTCAGAAATGTATGGTTTGGTACAAGCCGTACCCCAAAGCGAAACTACACCTTTTTACCCCCGTAGTCCCTACGCCTGTGCAAAAGTTTACGCCCACTGGCAAACGGTGAATTACCGTGAATCTTATAAAATGTTTGCTTGCAATGGGATTTTGTTTAACCACGAATCACCAAGACGAGGCGAAACTTTCGTTACTCGTAAAATTACCAGAGCAGTGGCTCTCATCGTCGCTGGCAAGCAGAAAAGAATCTACATGGGTAATCTGGATGCCAAAAGAGATTGGGGCTATGCGAAGGATTATGTGCGGGCAATGTGGTTGATGTTGCAAAAAGACCAACCAGATGACTATGTGATTGCCACAGGTGAAACCCATTCAGTCCGGGAATTTCTCCAATTAGCTTTCAGTCATGTAAATCTTGATTGGCAAGATTACGTAGAATTTGACGATCGCTATCTCCGCCCAGCAGAAGTAGATTTATTAATCGGCGACCCCACCAAAGCGCAGCAAAAATTGGGTTGGAAGCCTTCAGTTACTTTTGAAGAGTTAGTTTCACTGATGGTAGAAGCCGATTTGCAAGCATTAGGTCAAACCTCACCCAATGGTAATGGTTCACTCCTGCCCCAAGACCTTGCTACCATTCGTCAAGAACTGGGTGCTATGCACTTCTAA
- a CDS encoding GDP-L-fucose synthase family protein encodes MTSLELQNKRILVTGGAGFLGRQVIDQLCKAGADLAKITVPRSRELDLRILENCQRAVDQQDIIIHLAAHVGGIGLNREKPAELFYDNLIMGTQLIHAAYQGGVEKFVCVGTICAYPKFTPVPFKEDDLWNGYPEETNAPYGVAKKALLVQLQSYRQQYNFNGIYLLPVNLYGPEDNFDPRSSHVIPALIHKVYEAQVRGDKQLPVWGDGSPTREFLYSEDAARGIVMGTQLYNDSEPVNLGTGYEISIRDLVTLICELMEFDGEIIWETDQPNGQPRRCLDTERAKQAFNFTAQVDFRQGLKNTIDWYRQNAA; translated from the coding sequence ATGACCTCCTTAGAGCTACAAAATAAACGAATTCTCGTCACTGGTGGGGCAGGGTTTTTAGGCCGTCAGGTAATAGATCAGCTGTGCAAAGCTGGGGCTGACTTGGCCAAGATTACTGTCCCGCGATCGCGGGAATTAGATTTACGTATCCTAGAAAACTGCCAACGCGCAGTAGACCAGCAAGATATCATCATTCACTTAGCGGCTCATGTCGGTGGTATCGGTCTCAACCGCGAAAAACCAGCAGAGTTATTCTACGACAACTTGATCATGGGGACTCAACTCATCCATGCTGCCTATCAAGGAGGCGTAGAAAAATTCGTTTGTGTGGGTACAATCTGCGCCTACCCAAAATTTACCCCAGTACCATTTAAAGAAGATGACCTGTGGAATGGTTATCCAGAAGAAACGAATGCTCCCTATGGGGTAGCTAAAAAAGCACTTTTAGTACAACTGCAATCTTATCGTCAGCAGTACAACTTTAATGGTATTTACTTACTACCAGTAAATTTATACGGGCCTGAAGATAATTTTGATCCGAGAAGTTCCCATGTCATCCCCGCCTTAATTCACAAAGTTTATGAAGCCCAAGTTCGGGGAGACAAACAACTTCCAGTTTGGGGTGATGGTAGTCCTACCCGTGAGTTTCTGTATTCAGAAGATGCCGCACGAGGCATTGTTATGGGTACACAATTGTACAATGACTCCGAACCAGTTAACTTGGGGACGGGTTATGAAATCTCCATCCGCGATTTAGTCACCTTAATTTGCGAACTGATGGAATTTGACGGGGAAATAATTTGGGAAACAGATCAGCCAAACGGTCAACCCCGTCGTTGTTTGGATACTGAACGGGCGAAACAAGCTTTTAATTTCACGGCTCAAGTAGATTTCCGGCAGGGATTAAAGAATACTATTGATTGGTATCGGCAAAATGCCGCTTAG
- a CDS encoding 5-formyltetrahydrofolate cyclo-ligase, whose product MDKVDHQLNKGKLRRTLLKTRQSMSVREWREKSDRICKLLQASTLFTEAKTILAYFSFRQEPDLSPLFADNQYRWGFPRCISQSLHWHSWQSGESLQINSYGIQEPHPETPTIHPEDVDLILVPSVACDRRGYRLGYGGGYYDRLLSSTEWANKPTVGIVFESAYLIQLPIQPWDQPLVAVATETEFYINS is encoded by the coding sequence ATGGACAAAGTTGATCATCAACTAAATAAGGGAAAATTACGCCGGACTTTGTTAAAAACTCGGCAGTCGATGTCTGTTAGAGAATGGCGAGAAAAAAGCGATCGCATCTGTAAACTATTACAAGCTTCTACTCTCTTCACCGAAGCCAAAACCATACTTGCTTATTTCAGCTTTCGCCAAGAACCTGACCTTAGTCCCCTATTTGCAGATAATCAATATCGCTGGGGATTTCCGCGCTGCATCAGTCAATCGCTACACTGGCATAGTTGGCAATCTGGGGAATCGTTACAGATTAATTCCTACGGTATTCAAGAACCCCATCCTGAAACACCAACTATCCATCCTGAAGACGTAGATTTAATTCTCGTTCCTAGTGTTGCTTGCGATCGCCGGGGATATCGTCTAGGTTATGGTGGTGGTTATTACGATCGCTTGCTCAGTTCGACCGAATGGGCAAACAAGCCAACAGTAGGAATTGTCTTTGAATCTGCTTATTTAATCCAACTACCTATTCAACCTTGGGATCAACCTTTAGTTGCTGTGGCTACTGAAACAGAATTTTATATTAATTCGTAA
- a CDS encoding carbohydrate ABC transporter permease, protein MPPVMMYFLLGAIAIITLFPLLWLISTALKSPTENIFQSPPQLLPSQPTLENFSKVWQSLPFGQYIYNSTLVAVLTVAFNLLFCSLAAYPLARLSFPGRNGIFIAIVSTIMIPFQIVMIPLYILTVQLGLRNTYLGMIFPSLASAFGIFLLRQAFMGVPKEIEEAARMDGSSELGLWWHIMLPAVRPALVTLAIFVFIGSWSDFLWPLIVIQDENLYTLPLGVAKLAGTFSLDWRLVAAGSVIAIAPVLLVFLVLQRYIVATDTGSGVKG, encoded by the coding sequence ATGCCACCTGTGATGATGTACTTTTTATTAGGTGCGATCGCAATCATCACACTCTTTCCTCTACTGTGGCTGATCAGCACTGCTTTAAAATCACCCACAGAAAATATTTTTCAATCGCCACCGCAGTTATTACCCAGTCAACCTACCTTAGAAAACTTCTCTAAGGTGTGGCAATCTTTACCTTTTGGGCAGTACATCTATAACAGTACATTGGTAGCAGTGCTGACTGTAGCTTTCAATCTGCTGTTTTGCTCCCTAGCTGCTTATCCTTTAGCACGGCTATCATTTCCGGGGAGGAATGGCATTTTTATTGCGATCGTTTCTACGATTATGATTCCTTTCCAAATCGTGATGATACCCTTATATATTTTGACAGTGCAGTTAGGGTTGAGAAATACTTATTTGGGAATGATTTTCCCCAGCTTGGCTTCTGCTTTTGGTATTTTCCTACTTAGACAAGCTTTTATGGGAGTTCCCAAAGAGATAGAAGAAGCCGCGCGGATGGATGGCAGTTCAGAATTAGGCTTGTGGTGGCATATTATGTTACCAGCAGTTAGACCAGCCCTAGTAACTCTCGCTATTTTCGTCTTTATCGGTTCGTGGAGTGACTTTCTTTGGCCTTTGATAGTCATTCAAGATGAAAACTTATACACCCTACCCTTGGGAGTAGCCAAATTAGCAGGGACATTTTCTCTAGACTGGCGTTTAGTAGCTGCTGGATCAGTAATTGCGATCGCACCTGTTTTGTTAGTATTCCTAGTTTTACAGCGTTATATCGTCGCTACAGATACAGGGAGTGGAGTTAAGGGGTAA